CGGTGATGACTGGCTTGCCGGCGGAAATGGTTCCGGCTCAGGTTCCGGAGATGACACCCTATTGGGTGGTGATGGCAACGACACGCTCTTTGGTGAAGACGGCGATGACACCATGGATGGCGGTGATGGTAACGACCATTATTACTACTATTCCGGCGGTGGTCAGGACGTGGTTACGGATGCGGGAGATGGTCAGGACATATTGTTCTTCAATAATGTGGAACCAGGACGTCTGAGTTACCACCAAGATGGTGATGACTTGATAGTCCTGGTTGATGCTGACCTTGAGCAGCAGGTGCGTGTTATCAACCATTTCCTAGGTGGCAACCATGCCATCATGGTGCAGCCTAATGGCGGTTATACCCAAACACCGACGGATATCGCCAATCAGCTTACTGATTTACCTGCGGGCAATGGAGGTGGTGAAGACCCCCAAGAAGATCCCGAAGAGCCAAGTGGCACTTCTGGTGGAAGTCTAAATCTGGACTTTACGGGTGATGATGTGTTGGTCGGTACCGCGTTAAATGAGGTGATTGCCTCTGGCGCAGGTAATGATGAACTTCAAGGTCTTGATGGCAATGACCGGCTGATTGGTGGTGAAGGCAATGATACCTATGTGATTCATGCCGGAGAGGGCCACGATGTCATCGTCGATACGAATGGCACTAATATCATTCACTTCTCAGGCGGCCTGACTTTCAATGATGTGGCCAGCGGCCTGATGAAATCAGGAAATGACTTGATTCTTAACATCAGCGCCAGTGATACTGTGCGTGTCGCGCAGTTTTTCTCACATGCCAACACCATTGAAAAGATAATCTTTGATAATGGAAGTGAATTGCCAGCCAGACAACTGTACTCTGCATTTGGCCAATCTGAGCCAACAGCGGTTGCCATCACTGGTGAGCTGGTTCTCGGTGATGGTAGAGACAATAGTATTTCCGGTACGGCAGATAATGATGTCCTGTTGGCTGGCCGGGGAGAAGATACCCTGCAAGGACTCGCCGGCGATGATCAACTGATTGGCGGGGCGGGTGATGATACCTATGTATTTGGTACCGGTAACGGCCAGGATACGGTCATTGACACCGATGGCGTGAATGTCATCAGCTTTGTGGACGGTATCGGCTTCAATGATGTGGCCAGTGGTTTGATGCGTTCCGGAGATGACCTTATCTTGAACGTAGGCGGTTCAGGCGACAGCGTGAGGGTCAGTCAGTTCTTTACTATTGCCAATACGATTGACAGGATTGAGTTTGAAAATGGCAGTCAGATAACTGCCAGCCAACTCTATGGGGCCTTCGGTGTTTCAGCGCCTACAGCAGAGCTGGTTACTGAAGACGCCTTGAGTCATGTTATAGGCGGTAGTGAAAATGCCGACACCTTAACAGGCTCGGACGCCAATGACATGATTTCTGGCTATGGCGGCGATGATCTCATCTCAGGTGGCTTGGGTAATGACACGCTCGATGGCGGGGGTGGAAACGACAGATTCCTGTTCGGCTTGGGTGATGGCGATGATACGATCATCCAGCAAGACGCCAATACAGCAAACCTATTCGAAGATGTGCTCGCCTTTGATAGTGGCATCACACATGATGAACTCTGGTTCAGCAGACAAGGTGATGATCTTCAAATCAATATTGAAGGTACTGATGATCAGGTGACTATTACAGACTGGTATAGCAGCAGTGACAATCAGTTAGACAAGTTTGAAACGGACTCGATGGGGTTGATGAATCAGCAACTGGACCAGCTTGTCTCAGCTATGGCTAACTATGATGTACCAAAAGGCGCCGGAAATTTTATCCCTCAGGATGTGAAGGATAATCTGCAACCTGTGCTTGCGAGTAGCTGGACGAGCTGATACCGGCTGATTGGTTCTTGCAAAAACAAGCCCTCACGCACCCATGCTTGAGGGCTTGTTTGCTTTAGCGTTATCGTTATAAAAGAGTCAGTGCTAATAGTAATGCCAGTTGAATACGCGGAACAAGCCGCATTAAATTGGCAAATCCTTGTCAAGAAATTGCTTATAATTAGTGAAAAATAACTGAGCCTATCGTTTCTGCACAATATCAATGGCGGGTTAATCTTTTATTTTTTTAATAAAGAATCGCTTTAGCGGACTTTTTGTGTCTAATAAAGCCTTGAATGCGCAAAATTTGTGTTACATGAACCTGAAAACGAAATGGATGATCCGGATATCCTGTCATGACAGAGACAATCATGAAGCATGTTGATGTAACAGATTTTCGTTTGACACCAGGTCAAATTCTGCTCAACGCCACAGTGGTTGGTGTCATTATCTTTTTATGCTCCATGCTTGGTATTTGGACGCGTCCGTCTGGATTATTGGCGGCATTTTGGCCCGCTAACGCTGTTCTTTTGGGGCTTTTTGTTCGTCTGCCCAAACTCGCTCATCCCTTGGGGTGGGGAGCTGCTTTTCTGGGATATTTAACGGCAGATCTCATAACAGGCATGAACTGGGAACTGAGCGTTTTTCTGACGGCAGGTAATTTTGCCGGTGTTGCAATGGGCGTTTTCTTGTTCAAGCAGTTGGCTGAAAAACACCGCTTATTGAAACAGCCTTTATCCATTATCTATCTGATTCTGGTCACACTGGCGGCATCAGTAGCTGCTGGCATTGTCGGCATGGCAGGTTTTCCTTATTTTTTCGATGGCCTTGCTAAAGACGGATTTATATATTGGTTTGCCACTGAATGGGCAAATTATCTCGCTATTTTACCGGTTATGCTCACGTTGCCTCGGCTGAGATTGGGTTTAATCAGATTACGTCGCAAACAGGACTGCCATTTAATCAATTTGCATCAGGGCTTGGCATTATTAGCATTAATATTAGGCATGGGACTAGGCGTCGTTATTGGTGGACCCGGCGCACTGGCGTTTTTGGTCCCGGGTTTGTTGTGGTGCGCGCTGACTTATCGTTTATTTACAACGGCGTTGGTTATCTTGTGTTCCAATATTTGGGTGATGCTGACGATATCGACAGGACTATTGGATCTCGGGGTAAATGTCCGCGATTTTTTAATTCTGGAATCGTTTCGAATGGGGTTAGCCCTGCAGTCATTAGCACCGCTGGCTGTTGCCAGCGTGATGAATGCACGGAACGAACTGGTTGAGCAATTACGTCATTTGGCGACGCATGATTCACTTACGCATATATTAAATCGTCCAGGTTTGTACGAAAAAATGCAGCCAGAGTTACTCTCTAAAAAACCCTATGCGTTGCTAATGTGTGACATTGACCACTTTAAATTGGTCAATGATCAATATGGTCATGCTTGCGGTGATCTGGTTTTAGCTGAGTTTGCCAAGCGAACGTCAGCTTGCTTACGTGAAAGTGATATTTTTGCCCGAGTCGGCGGGGAAGAATTTTGTATTCTGTTGACCGACTGTAGCCATCATATTGCAAGTGACATTGCTGATCGGATTTGCCAAGCTTGCTCTAATAGTCCTTTTCAATTGAATGAAAGTATTCAGATTGATGTCACGGTAAGTATTGGCTTGGTTTATTTTGATGAGCAACAATCCTTCTCAATTGAAGCCATTCTGAGTTTGGCTGATGAGGCACTTTATGATGCAAAAGAGTCAGGTCGTAATTGTGTTGTGATGAATCTCGCATCGGCATGATGTCTGTCAACGCCAAGATTAAGATTTTGAGATGTTAATTTGTGTTGCTTTGCTGACATCAATAAAAAAAGCCCTCGAAAGAGGGCTTTTTGACGTGGTTCATTCGGTGGATTAGCGTAACCGGCGGCTGAATAGATTGAGTGCCAGTTGATAACCAATCATGGCTGTTTGTGCATCATAACGGCCCCCATCACCTTCATCACGCATAAAGGCATGCTCAGCGTTAAACTCGTGCCAGGTGAATGTAATATCAGTTTGATTTAACAATTGGTGAATCTTGTCCAGACCTTCACGCGGGACATGATTATCTTGTTTACCCCAGATCATCAACAGTTCGCCTTGAATATCAGCTAGACGATCCATACTGTGCTGGCCAGGCTGATTCGGTATCTTTTGAATATGTAAATCCGTGGCATAAAAACATGCCGTGCCTTTTACTTCGGGTTGCAAGGCAGCACGAAAGGCGAGGTGACCGCCAATGCAATAACCCATGGCGCCGATATGGCCATTTGACCAAGGTTGCTTAACTACCCAGTCAATCATGGCGCGGTTATCGCTATCATAACCCTGCACATCTTTGGCTTCTTTATCCGCATTGCCTTTATCCCGGCCGGCATCGTCATAACCCAATACGGTGCCGATTGGATTCAGTTCATGGAACACTTCTGGTACCAGTACGGCATACCCATGACTTGCCATTAAACGGGCTGCACGTTCAATCGGACCGGTTTGCTGAAAAATTTCAGAATAAAACAAAATGACCGGAAACGCCCCATCGTCAACAGGTCGATGAATATAGGTACGCATGATGCCGGTTGGCGTTTCAAGATCAACAAAATGGCTCTGAATTTTCATGATAAATAGGCTTGTTTTCCAGAATAATGTAGGGTAGTCATTGTACACAGGCTGCAACGGGATAGCAGCACATCACTATCGTTTTAATGCGCTAAAGGAGGCGATTATGCCTGCCAAAGGAATACATCATATTGGCCTGACAGTGAATAATTGGGCCGTTTCAGCACCTTTTTATAAAACACTGGCGGCGGCCCTCGGTGCCAGTCCTTTTATCGAAAATGAAGGTGCACCGCATCGGCGAGAAAATGGCAACGTCATTATCTTTGCTGGCCCGGATTTTATGTTTTCAGTTTGGGAAGCTTTTGAAGAAAACAAATCAAACCAATTTAAAGACTATAACGTTGGATTGCATCATTTTGCCTTTAATGCGGTATCACGAGAGGCTGTTAACGAACTCTACGAACAAATGAAAGCGATTGGTGCAGAGATTGTAGATGCGCCGCAAGAATATGATTATGTGCCCGGTTATTACGCTGTATTTTTTCGTGATCCAGATGGCTTGAGAATTGAGTATGCCTATGTGCCAGGCTGACAAAAACGGCGTTATTAAACTAGCCTGACCAAGCAAAAAAGATTGCTTCGCCGGCTTGCCATTAGCCCCGTTTTTTTACCCGACCTTGGCGTGCTTTAAAACGGGGATTACTTTTACAAATAACATAGAGCCGACCACGACGCTTGACCACCTGGCAGTCACGATGACGTTTTTTGGCTGTTTTTAATGAATTGAGAACCTGCATTTTTACTCCTGATTTGGCTTAAGCTTTACCGTAGCGTTGTTTAAATTGTGCCACCCGACCTTCGGATTTGTTTTGTTGCTGCTGGCCGGTATAAACCGGATGTGAGGCACTGGAAATATCCAGATTAATCAGCGGATAGGTTTTACCGTCTTGCCAAACAATCGTTTCAGTCGATGTACACGTGGAACGAATGCGAAAGGTTTCGCCACAGCTGACATCGCGAAATACCACGTAATCGTAATCTGGGTGGATATCTTTTCTCATAACTTTCCTCATAAATGATATGGTGTATCGTATCTAAATAAGATTAAAACGCATTCTCAACAAGAAGTAAAGTGCGTCGATGGTTTTACAATAAAAACGCCATATTTTTGGGCAGGCTTTGTGTTAAATTAAGCGGTTTTTTCCGCTTACCCCGCAGGATCAAGCCAACAAATATGACAGCCTATTCTCCTTACAAATTACACTGGGTGATTTTTGCTTTAGCAATCGGTAGTTTTTGTATCGGCACAACTGAATTTGTCGCAATGGGGCTGGTTCAGGAAATTGCTTCAGATCTGATGGTATCGATTCCATCAGCAGGACATTTTATTACCGCTTATGCCTTAGGCGTAACCGTTGGCGCGCCTGTTCTGGCAATTTTGGGTGCTAAATTGCCACGTAAAAGCATGTTGATTGGTCTGATGATATTTTATGGGCTCACAAATGCATTTACGGCGCTGGCGACAACGCCTGAGTCAATGTTAATCAGTCGATTTGTCGCTGGTTTACCGCATGGTGCTTACTTTGGTATTGCTTCACTGGTTGCCGCCGATCTGGCCGGTCAACATCGACGCGCGACTGCCATTGCACGCGTCATGATGGGCTTAACGTTAGCAAACGTTATTGGGGTACCATTCGCCACTTGGTTAGGCCAAACATTTGGTTGGCGGGCAGGGTTTGAGTTTTCAGCGATGATTGCACTACTGACTATCTTGGCGATCAGTTTTTTTGTTCCGAAAATAAAGCCATCAGCGACATCAAGTATGCGTGCAGAAATAGCCGGATTTAAAAATATTAATATGTGGTTGACGCTTGCGATTGGTGCCATCGGATTCGGGGGAATGTTTTCGGTATATAGCTACGCCTCACCAATACTCACAGAATATACAGGGGCGAGTATTAAGGTGGTGCCTTTGGCTTTGGCGATTTTTGGTACGGGCATGGTGATCGGTGGCTTAGTTGCAGGGTGGTTAGCCGATAAACATTTGAACAGAACGATTCTGGCCGTTCTCAGCAGTTCAGCGGTTGCCTTTATCATTGCAGCATTCAGTATGACGCAGTTATACAGCGCGATGACGGCCTTGTTTCTCATTGGTTTTACGGTAACAGGGCTCGCGGGTGTCTTACAGATACGATTGATTGATGTGGCTGGTGATTCACAGGCGTTGGCTGCATCGCTAAACCATTCGGCCTTTAATGTTGCCAATGCTTTAGGTGCTTTTTTAGGTGGTTTTGTTATCAGTCATCAATTGGGATGGATTGCGCCGATTTGGGTGGGGCTAGCCCTCAGTTTATCGGGGTTGCTCTTGTTCAAGTTAGCTTTAACAGTTGAAGTGCGGTGAGCATTATTTTTTCAATAAGTTATTACGCGCTTTTAATTAATCGTACTTAGACTGCGGCAACCCATCCGAAAAAAACTATCAACAGGCTTGTATTCAAGGCGTGTTTCATTGGCATTTTTGTAGCTGAGCGCGTTATTTTGAAATGAAACATCGGTATAAGTAACGGAGGAAGTTGGATCTAACGCTTTCGTACCATTGTAGTTTTCCTGGGTTTCCGGTTTGTCGATCAGTGAGCTTTTTTCTAGTTGCCAAGTCCCCATTTCTCTTTCAACCCATGTCAAAATCATGCCAGTGCAAGTAATTGACGTCGCAACATAGGTATGATCATCCATCCGTTTTACCAGCTGTTTGGTGGTTTCATTACTGCCATCATAATCGATGGCATACCATGTACCGACTAATTGATCATGGGTCGGATCAGCAGAGACTGCCAAGGGCAGGCAAGCTAACGACAGAGCGATGACCGTTGTTTTAAGTGACGTCATTATCTTCTTCCTTTGCGTTTCGGTTTGAGCGCAAACTCAGATTCAGAAAGCGCGTTAACATTAAATTAAGTATGAAAATTCGCTTTTAAAACTTTGTTTTTATGCTGATTTAAGACACAATTGGCCTCGCCAAGTTCCTGTTTTCGTGTTGGTTATGGCTGATATTCTGATGCAGGAATCCTGACTCGACATTGAGGGAAGCTGGCGCAGCCCCAGAATCGCTGACCTTTGTTGATGCCTTTTTTGGTCTCGCGCAGTACCAAAGTGCCGCCACATTTTGGGCAGGGCTTGGTCGGATTTTTCGTGTTAACGATAGTTTGGACATGTTTGATATGTTCACGGTGAGTCTTCAACGTTCTGGCCAGTCGACCCTGTTCAATCGTCTGCTTGATGTCAATGACTTGAGCCCGGCTGAGCACGGTTTCCGTTCTGTTTAGGATAAATCGGATATAGCCCATGCCGTAAGTGACATTATCTGGCATAGGCGTTTTAAATTCGCTGTTACCAATGAACACCACGAGAGAATGAACCTGCGTGTCATCCAAGCCCAGCAGTGACTGTAGGGTTTTCGTGTGTTTGTAATTCTGATGAAGCGGATTTTGAAATTGGTGGGTGTGTTTATAAATTTTCTGCGTCCACATTCGTTGACGTTCACTGCCATAAATCCAGCCACGAAGATTTTTCGTTTCAACGACAAAGACGCCATAAACCGACACAATGATGTGATCAATTTGTGTTGTGCCATTTTGGGTTGGCAAGGTGACATTTTTGATCAGGTGGTAAACCATTTTATCCAGCTTCCATCTGGCCAAAATATTGATAATAAACTCGCCCAACACGCCTTTAAACCAACGTGACTGAATGATCGCCGCAAAGAGAAAAAACGGGAGCACATACCAGAGTGACCAAAGTGATTGCAGTATGAGTGAAAAATCCATTTACCAAGTCCTTGAGCGCATTTATCTATCAGTTTGGCAGAGACTCTCTTTATACCTGAAGCCGTGAAGTTACGTTGTTATTTGAAATGATTTTGTTGATAGGCGGTAAAAGAAAGGCGTAGATTGTTTATGTTTGTATAGCTGTTAAATCGCGAAAAGGAAAGCAAAATGCAAAAGGGGTTAAAAAAACAATTACTCAAATTTTTCAAGTTTTTGCTTGTCGGGCTACTGTTGATTATTGTCCTCATCCTCACCGGAGAACAGCTTAACGTTGTCGAGATCATGATACTCGGTATCACACCTTACCTTTTGTATCTCATTTATATGGCCGTTAATCGCTCAATTCTGCGCAAGAAATAGTCATGAAATTCCATGTTTAAAACCTAGAATTAATATGCATAAAAAGTGTCAAATCATTGTTTTTATTTGGTTTAATGAAATTAAATGATTGCCGCCAATACGCGAAATCTGGCATGTAAAAAAGAGATGTTTTTTGTGTGGACTTGCCTGTAAAATTCGCAACGTTGGTGTCTGTTCAAGAGCACCCTATAACGAGTTGCCTGCCGCAATGATCCGCTTCTATCTTCACTTTGATCTTCTGCTTACATGAAACCGCTTCTTTGGCTGGTTTGTGTCTTTTTCAGTTCAAACGTGTTGGCTGCGGGCGAAGTGGAAATTCCTTTATTGGCCGAAACTGCCCATTTACAGAAGGCAATAGCTCAGGTCCTGGAGCTTGATGACAGCGGTACCAGCATACTGCGTAATGATAAATGCAGTCGTATCGCGCTATCTGAGGTAATGACAAGCATGATGGAGAGCAATCTGTCTCTGGACATGGCCGTCACCGTGACAACCGGCGCTTATGTTCTTGGTGCGTGTCGTGGTTTAAAGCCCTGGAAAGGTCGTCTAGCTTTAAAAATGACGCCGCAAGTCACTGCCTCCGGCTTGGCGATAGCATTTGTGCCTGAATCGATTGAATTATCGCGTCCAGATGGCAGTCGTGGCCTGTTAAGCAAACCGGCAAAACTGATGACAGATGCCTTACTTTTGCCACGTATAAAGCGCGTACAGATTGATTTAGCTGAGCCACTCAATAGCCTCGATAATCTAATCGAGCAATCACTCTGGGCAGGGCGTGAACAAACACTGGTCCAGCGTACCCGCATTAGTCATATTCAAACCGAAGCAACTGGTATCAAAGCCTGGTTGGCTTTTCAGGTTCGCGCACCAGAACCAAGAGAACCTATTTCAGAACCCAGTCTTGATGACGACGAGTTAGCGCAATGGCTAACACTTGAAGATGAACTGGATGGTTTTTTAACCACCATTATTACCACCTTGGCACAGTCAACCTATTCGCAAACGTTACGCCTGGAATTACTTGCGATCTTGCTGGACGCACGTCATGCCATTGCCGAGGCATTAACGGTTGATGATGCTGAGCGGGATCCAGTTCGCGAACTGTTTCTGACCACATGGGAACGGTTACGGCCACTGATGAGTGAACTCGAAGGACTGGAAACACCGGGGCTGGAAAATGATTTCAGACTTGCGGCATTCATCGCTGGCGGCGATGTATTGCGGGCATTGGATGCGCTTGGGCCGGAGTATGGACTGGAAATTACCCGTGATGGCCTGCGCGGACTCGCCCGTTTGTTGTTGGCAGAAGGGGCACCACCGAGTTTTACACCATTGCCTTTAGAGGTTGATCCGACTTTTCGTGATCTTTTTGGCTTAAATCAAACAACACAACCTCAAGTTATCACAACGGCAATAAGCCAACAGATTGCCAGTGGATTTGACCGCGTCGGTGCCTGGTTGTTTCCAGCGGCCCATGCAGAAGATATTTCGCCAGCCGAGGCCCTGAAAGGGCGTGTTCCGCATACAGATAATCTGACGGAATATCTCGAATTAGTCGCCAAATTATTGGAACAGCAAGCGGAAGCATGGTTAGCCGACAATAATAAAATACCGGACAGATTAACCGCGCGACTGGATCCTTTAGTCAGAGCCACTGCCTGGAAAGAATCCTGCTGGCGACAGTTGGTTGGTTCCAGTAATGAGCCACAAGTGCTGCGTTCATCAGGTGGGGCAGTCGGCATGATGCAGATTAACGGACGGGTTTGGCGGCAGGTTTATGACCTGGATCGACTGGTGGCTGAAGTCGATTACAACGTCAATGCGGGTATCGATATCCTGACGCATTACCTGGTTGATTATGCGATTCGGCGGGGCGAGCATGAACTACCCGGCGGCGATGATAATTTAATTAAGGCCACCTATGCCGCCTACAACGGCGGTCCGGGACATTTGGCGCGCTACCGTCGCGACGATACAGCCTCGTCTTTGAAGGCTATTGACAATGCGTTCTGGCAATATTACACGGCTATGACGGTCGAAAAATGGCCGGAAGTCTCAAGCTGCTACACAGGCAGTAATTAATAAGTAGGTGACCTCAATATCTCATGAGTGCCAACACAAAAAAGCCGACGTTATGTCGGCTTTTTAGCTAGCGGATCAATAACTTCAACTTAATTTGGGTTGTAGTCATCAAAACGCTCAATATATTCCTCGAAGTTCTGATTCATCATCTCTGCATAACGCTGAGCGAAGTACTCGATGATTTTTTGTTTTTCCTCTTTTAACTTCTCAACATCATCAAACTGACGCACAGTGCTAAACACATTAAAACGTGCAGCAGAGAAGAGGAGTGCGG
The genomic region above belongs to Methylophaga frappieri and contains:
- a CDS encoding VOC family protein, whose protein sequence is MPAKGIHHIGLTVNNWAVSAPFYKTLAAALGASPFIENEGAPHRRENGNVIIFAGPDFMFSVWEAFEENKSNQFKDYNVGLHHFAFNAVSREAVNELYEQMKAIGAEIVDAPQEYDYVPGYYAVFFRDPDGLRIEYAYVPG
- a CDS encoding type B 50S ribosomal protein L31 gives rise to the protein MRKDIHPDYDYVVFRDVSCGETFRIRSTCTSTETIVWQDGKTYPLINLDISSASHPVYTGQQQQNKSEGRVAQFKQRYGKA
- a CDS encoding DUF3144 domain-containing protein, producing MSENAPAKKTFQERCDEFINVANQQHAETEVENVNTALLFSAARFNVFSTVRQFDDVEKLKEEKQKIIEYFAQRYAEMMNQNFEEYIERFDDYNPN
- a CDS encoding lytic transglycosylase domain-containing protein; its protein translation is MKPLLWLVCVFFSSNVLAAGEVEIPLLAETAHLQKAIAQVLELDDSGTSILRNDKCSRIALSEVMTSMMESNLSLDMAVTVTTGAYVLGACRGLKPWKGRLALKMTPQVTASGLAIAFVPESIELSRPDGSRGLLSKPAKLMTDALLLPRIKRVQIDLAEPLNSLDNLIEQSLWAGREQTLVQRTRISHIQTEATGIKAWLAFQVRAPEPREPISEPSLDDDELAQWLTLEDELDGFLTTIITTLAQSTYSQTLRLELLAILLDARHAIAEALTVDDAERDPVRELFLTTWERLRPLMSELEGLETPGLENDFRLAAFIAGGDVLRALDALGPEYGLEITRDGLRGLARLLLAEGAPPSFTPLPLEVDPTFRDLFGLNQTTQPQVITTAISQQIASGFDRVGAWLFPAAHAEDISPAEALKGRVPHTDNLTEYLELVAKLLEQQAEAWLADNNKIPDRLTARLDPLVRATAWKESCWRQLVGSSNEPQVLRSSGGAVGMMQINGRVWRQVYDLDRLVAEVDYNVNAGIDILTHYLVDYAIRRGEHELPGGDDNLIKATYAAYNGGPGHLARYRRDDTASSLKAIDNAFWQYYTAMTVEKWPEVSSCYTGSN
- a CDS encoding MFS transporter, producing the protein MTAYSPYKLHWVIFALAIGSFCIGTTEFVAMGLVQEIASDLMVSIPSAGHFITAYALGVTVGAPVLAILGAKLPRKSMLIGLMIFYGLTNAFTALATTPESMLISRFVAGLPHGAYFGIASLVAADLAGQHRRATAIARVMMGLTLANVIGVPFATWLGQTFGWRAGFEFSAMIALLTILAISFFVPKIKPSATSSMRAEIAGFKNINMWLTLAIGAIGFGGMFSVYSYASPILTEYTGASIKVVPLALAIFGTGMVIGGLVAGWLADKHLNRTILAVLSSSAVAFIIAAFSMTQLYSAMTALFLIGFTVTGLAGVLQIRLIDVAGDSQALAASLNHSAFNVANALGAFLGGFVISHQLGWIAPIWVGLALSLSGLLLFKLALTVEVR
- the ykgO gene encoding type B 50S ribosomal protein L36, encoding MQVLNSLKTAKKRHRDCQVVKRRGRLYVICKSNPRFKARQGRVKKRG
- a CDS encoding nuclease-related domain-containing protein, which translates into the protein MDFSLILQSLWSLWYVLPFFLFAAIIQSRWFKGVLGEFIINILARWKLDKMVYHLIKNVTLPTQNGTTQIDHIIVSVYGVFVVETKNLRGWIYGSERQRMWTQKIYKHTHQFQNPLHQNYKHTKTLQSLLGLDDTQVHSLVVFIGNSEFKTPMPDNVTYGMGYIRFILNRTETVLSRAQVIDIKQTIEQGRLARTLKTHREHIKHVQTIVNTKNPTKPCPKCGGTLVLRETKKGINKGQRFWGCASFPQCRVRIPASEYQP
- a CDS encoding GGDEF domain-containing protein codes for the protein MTETIMKHVDVTDFRLTPGQILLNATVVGVIIFLCSMLGIWTRPSGLLAAFWPANAVLLGLFVRLPKLAHPLGWGAAFLGYLTADLITGMNWELSVFLTAGNFAGVAMGVFLFKQLAEKHRLLKQPLSIIYLILVTLAASVAAGIVGMAGFPYFFDGLAKDGFIYWFATEWANYLAILPVMLTLPRLRLGLIRLRRKQDCHLINLHQGLALLALILGMGLGVVIGGPGALAFLVPGLLWCALTYRLFTTALVILCSNIWVMLTISTGLLDLGVNVRDFLILESFRMGLALQSLAPLAVASVMNARNELVEQLRHLATHDSLTHILNRPGLYEKMQPELLSKKPYALLMCDIDHFKLVNDQYGHACGDLVLAEFAKRTSACLRESDIFARVGGEEFCILLTDCSHHIASDIADRICQACSNSPFQLNESIQIDVTVSIGLVYFDEQQSFSIEAILSLADEALYDAKESGRNCVVMNLASA
- a CDS encoding dienelactone hydrolase family protein is translated as MKIQSHFVDLETPTGIMRTYIHRPVDDGAFPVILFYSEIFQQTGPIERAARLMASHGYAVLVPEVFHELNPIGTVLGYDDAGRDKGNADKEAKDVQGYDSDNRAMIDWVVKQPWSNGHIGAMGYCIGGHLAFRAALQPEVKGTACFYATDLHIQKIPNQPGQHSMDRLADIQGELLMIWGKQDNHVPREGLDKIHQLLNQTDITFTWHEFNAEHAFMRDEGDGGRYDAQTAMIGYQLALNLFSRRLR